One genomic region from Artemia franciscana chromosome 17, ASM3288406v1, whole genome shotgun sequence encodes:
- the LOC136037918 gene encoding exonuclease 3'-5' domain-containing protein 2-like — MLISSDSGECLLIRLCKVKKILPKIQEVLENEEIIKVGVGIDGDAYRVSSYGVSVRGWLDLRHLLLSRQDKEKGKKKMGLAGLSAEFLGIALDKDLQITCSDWEAPRLTKRQIDYASLDAFVSVPIFCELINDLYHISIKERFLPVTSSESWAAARRIVKPYLERQWKAGTHQIKSKVSNDFPPMKGSCHQNYVIEAPDGKILSSRAGPQKAYLSKDLAEQVKEDPFTIRLKSEPSGRPVGVCDKYYQTPQKIRCVVCGQTESCVRKNIVPKEYRKHLPNPEKPSVS, encoded by the coding sequence ATGCTAATTTCTTCAGATTCTGGAGAATGTCTTTTAATCCGACTCTGCAAAGTTAAGAAAATTCTGCCGAAAATTCAGGAAGTTCTTGAAAATGAGGAGATAATCAAAGTCGGAGTTGGGATTGATGGTGATGCTTATCGAGTCAGCAGTTACGGAGTATCTGTTCGCGGTTGGTTAGACTTGCGCCATCTTCTTCTTAGCCGTCAAgacaaagaaaaaggaaaaaaaaaaatgggactaGCAGGACTATCAGCAGAATTCCTTGGCATAGCCCTCGATAAAGACCTCCAGATCACTTGTAGTGACTGGGAAGCACCGCGCttgacaaaaagacaaattgaCTATGCTTCCCTTGATGCTTTCGTTTCAGTGCCTATATTTTGTGAACTGATTAATGATTTATACCATATATCCATTAAGGAGAGATTTCTTCCTGTTACTTCTTCAGAAAGCTGGGCTGCTGCCCGAAGAATTGTTAAACCGTACCTGGAAAGGCAGTGGAAAGCTGGTACACATCAAATCAAGAGCAAGGTTTCAAATGATTTTCCGCCAATGAAGGGCTCATGTCATCAAAATTACGTCATAGAAGCACCTGATGGCAAAATTTTGTCTAGTCGCGCTGGTCCCCAAAAGGCTTACCTTAGTAAAGACCTTGCAGAACAGGTGAAGGAAGACCCTTTTACGATTCGACTGAAGTCAGAACCAAGCGGGCGACCTGTTGGAGTATGTGATAAATATTATCAGACACCTCAAAAAATCCGCTGTGTTGTATGTGGTCAAACAGAATCCTGCGTGAGAAAAAATATTGTCCCGAAAGAATATCGTAAGCATTTACCGAATCCTGAAAAGCCATCAGTCTCATGA